The stretch of DNA GTCCACCGGCACCGGGCGCAGGGACCGTCGAAGGACGTCGAGCACTCCCGGTGGCGCTACTCGCTGATGAACTGGGGCAACGACCCGCTCAAGAAGTGAGCGCGATGGTGGGCGCGGCTCAGTACGTCCGGGCAGCGGTGCCGCGCCACTGCAGGTAGGGGTCGTCGGTGGGGACGATGACCTTGCCCAGCGGCATCAACGTCACCGGGATCAGCTTGAAGTTGGCCAGGCCCAGCGGGATGCCGATGATCGTGATGTACAGCGCCACCCCGGTGACCAGGTGTCCGATCGCGAGCCAGATGCCGGCGAAGATCAACCAGATCACGTTGCCGATGGCCGAGGCCGACCCGGCGTCGGCACGGTCGACGACCCGCCGGCCGAACGGCCACAGCGCGAAGCCGGCGATCCGGAACGACGCGATCCCGAACGGGATCGTGATGATCAGGATGCAGCAGACCACACCGGCCACCACGTAGCCGAGCGCCATCCAGATCCCGCAGAGCACGAGCCAGATGACGTTGAGGATGGCGTTCATGGACCCAGTGTCCCCGGTTGCGCCGCCTCGGCCACCCCGGCCGCCCGGAGTCCCGCCCAGATCCGGTCCCAGGTCAACGGCAGCGACGTGAACCGGACACCGGTGGCGTCGGCGATCGCGTTGACCAGGGCGGGTGCGACCGGGTTGTAAGGCGATTCGCTCATCGACTTGGCCCCGAACGGACCCAACGCGTCCGAGGTCGCGGCGAACAGCACCTCGGTGCGCGGCACGTCGGCGAACTGGGGGATGTGGTACTCCCGCAGGGTCGTGGTGAGCACCCGCCCGTCGCCCGGATCGACCCGCATGTCCTCGTACAGCACGGTGCCGACGGCCTGGGCGACGCCGCCCTCGACCTGGCCGCGGCACTGGACCGGGTTCATCACGAAGCCCGCGTCGGCGGCCTGCACCGACTGCAGGATCCGCACCTCTCCCGTCCGCACGTCGACCGCCACCCGGAACCCCTGGACGTTGAAGGCGATGGAGCGGCCGGACCCGTCGTCGCGGCCGCGGCCGACGAGCCCGGCGGTCGGGCCGGTGGCCACCATCATCCGGGTGCGCAGGTCCTCCGCCGCCCGGAGCACCGCGTGCCCGGCGACCACGACGCCGGTCGAACCGTAGGCGCCGGTGTCGTGCTCGACGGCGTCGGTGTCGGACGGGACCAGCCGGACCCGGCCGACCCCGACCCCGAGCACCGACGCGGCGATCTGGGTGTGCACGGTGGCGGTGCCGTTGCCGAACTCGGCGGTACCCACCCGCACCGTGTAGCTGCCGTCCGCCTCGGCGGTGACCGAGGCGTCGGCGAAGTGCCCGCGCGGCGGGATGGTGTCGATCATCGACATCGCCATCCCGGTGCCGACCCGCCAGTGCGGCCCCGGCGGCGGCGACACCCCGTTGCCGCGGTGCATGGCCGACCGGACCAGGTCCAGGCACTCGTCGGCGCCGTGCGAGCCGTAACGCACGTCGTGCGGTTCGGGGGTGGTCGACAGCATCGGCTCGCCGGGTCGCACCACGTTGCGCCGCCGGACCTCGTACGGGTCCAGGTCGAGCCGTCGGCAGACCTCGTCCAGTGCCCCCTCGACGGCCAGGATGACCTGTCCGAGGCCGTAGCCGCGGAAGGCCCCCGCGGGCGGGGTGTGGGTGTAGACCGCCGCGGCGTCGACCTTCTTGTTCGGGCAGTGGTAGACGGTCAGCGACTCGTTGCAGCCGTGGAACATCACGCCGATCGCGTGGTTGCCGTAGGCGCCGGTGTTGCTCAGCACGTCCACCGCGATCGCGGTGATGTCGCCGTCGGCGGTGGCGCCCATCCGGACCCCGATGCGCATCGGATGCCGGCTCGGTGCGCCGACGAACTGCTCGGAGCGGGTGAACTCCAGCTGGACGGGACGCCCGGTCTTGAGCATGCCGAGCAGGACGACGTCCTCGGTGAGCAGTTCCTGCTTCGCCCCGAACCCGCCACCGACCCGCGTGGTGAGCACCCGCAGGTCGCGGCGGTCCACGCCGAAGATGCGGCACAGCTCGTCGCGCACCAGGAACGGCACCTGGGAGCTGGTCCGCACGACCAGGCGGCCGTCGGGGGCCCGCCAGCCGACCGACCCGTGGGTCTCCAGATGCGCGTGCTGTACCCGCGGGGTCGTCCAGACCTGCTCGACGATCACCGCGGCGTCGGCGAACCCGCTCTCCACCGAACCGATCTCGGAGTGCACCTCGGCGGCGACGTTGCCGCGGCCGTCGATCATCCGGCAGGTCGCGGGGTCCTTGTCGGCGTGCACGGCGGGTGCCTGGGGATCCCGGGCGCGTTCGGGATCCACGACGGCCGGCAGCACCTCGTAGTCGACCGCGATCGCGCGACAGCCCGCCTCGGCGGCGGTCACCGACTCGGCGATCACCGCGGCGACCCGCTGGCCGACGAACCGTACGACGGTGTCGAAGACGCGGGTGTCGTCGATGTCGTCGAGCCGGTTCTCGTGCCGCCCGGTGGAGAACAGCACGTCCGGGGAGTCGTCGGCGGTGAGGACCGTGACCACCCCCGGCACCCGCAGGGCGGCGGTGACGTCCATCGACCGGATGCGGGCATGGGGGTGCGGGCTCCGCAGCAGCTTCGCGTGCAGCAGCCCCGGCAGCGCGAGATCCAGCGTGAACGGCTCCGTCCCGGTGACCACCCGCACCGAGGCGGGCGCGGCCACGGACTGCCCCACGGGCGGGCGACCCGGCTCGGACCGCACGTTGACGACGCCGCGGACGGCGTCCTCGACGGCGCGGTATCCCGTGCAGCGGCACAGGTTGCCCTTGAGCTTGCGCGGCAGGTCGTCCAGGTCGGCGGGGCCGAAGGTCGACGCCGTGACGACCATCCCGGCGGTGCAGAAGCCGCACTGGAAGCCCTGGGCGGCCACGAAGTCCGCGGCCACCGGGTGCAGCTCGCCGTCGCTGAGTCCGGTGACCGTGGTGACCGCGTGACCGACGGCCTGGTGCGCGGGGAACACGCACGAGTGCACCGGCGCGCCGTCGACGAGCACCGAGCAGGCGCCGCAGTCCCCCGCGTCGCAGCCTTTCTTGACCCCGAAGTGCCCCTGCTCGCGGATGAACGTCCGCAGGCACTGGCCGGGCCGCGGCGCGGCGGTGGCGGCGGTGCCGTCGATCTCGACGACGGCGTCCGGCGGCGCCGTGACCGTCGCCGGCTCGCTGCTCAGGGTGGTCACGCCAGTTCCTCCAGGACCTCGTGAGCCAGCACGGCGGTGATGTGCCGCCGCCACGGTGCGGCGCCGTAGACGTCGTCGACCCAGTGGCCGGCCACGACGGCGTCGAGGCGGGCGACCAGGTCGGGCACCGGCCCGCGCGGCACCCGCAGGGTGAACGGCCGGGTGGTGGTGGCGCTGACCGTCAGCACGACGTCGGCGCCGTCGGTGCGGCCGATGATGACCGCGGACGACCGGCCCAGCGGCGCCAGCGCCAGCTTGCGCATCGCGTACGTCGCCCGCAGCGCCGCACCGGGCAGCACGATCTCGCGCAGCACCTCGCCGGGCCGCAGCACGTTGACGGTGTCGCCGACCACGAAATCGGTGACCGGCAGGACGTACTCGGTGCCGTCGGGGCGCCAGACGAGCACCCGCCCGTCGGCGGCGGCGGTCAGCGAGATCATCGAGCCCGCCGGGTAGGAGACGCACAGGTTGCCGCCGACGGTACTGCGGTTCCAGATCTTGAACGAGGCCAGGAACGCGTCGCAGCAGTCGGCGACCAGCCGGCTCAGGTGCGGCCACTCCACCGGCGGCTGCAGGGCACGCAGCTCGGCCACCGTGCAGGTGGCGGCGATGTGCAGCCCGTCGGGCCGGACGGTCAGCGGCTCCCAGTCGAGCTCGCTGAGATCGACCAGGCGGCGCAGGGTGTCGTGGGGTTCCCCGTACAGCGCGGTGCCGCCGGCGAGGAAGGCGTCGCCGGGACGTGGATCGGCGAGATCGGCGCGGTCCCGGGCGACCAGCACCTCGGTCACCGTCGTCAGATCCATCGGGTCCTCACCCTCAGCGCTTGCCGGCGTTCGGTCCCCACTGTGCCAGCACGGCCGATTCGATGATGGTCGCGATCTCGTACAGCACGATCGAGATGACCACCGAGAACACCACGATGGCCCAGACGCCGGTCTTGTTGGCGCCCTGGTACTTGTTCAGCAGACCGCCGAAGCCTTCGCTGCCGGACAGCCACTCGGCCAGCATGGCACCGACGACGGCCCCGGGTACGGAGATCCGCACGGCGGCGAAGAAGTGCGGTAGCGCGGACGGGATCCGCACTCTGAACAACGCGTCCCGGTCGGAGCCGCCGTAGACCTTGACCACGTCCAGCGACTGGGGCGAGGCCGACCGCAGTCCGATGACGATGTTCACCAGCGCCGGGAAGAGCACCACGATCGCGCCGATGGCGGCGATCGCGGCCTTGCCGGTGAACATCATCAGCAGCACCGGCGCCATCGCCACCAGCGGCACCGAGCGCAGCAGCATCGCGATCGGCATGAACGCGAACTCCACCGCCGGCAACAGCACGAACAGGGCGGCGACGACCAGCGCGATGGCCAGGCCGGTGAAGAAGCCGATGGCCGCGTC from Nakamurella deserti encodes:
- a CDS encoding YccF domain-containing protein, which produces MNAILNVIWLVLCGIWMALGYVVAGVVCCILIITIPFGIASFRIAGFALWPFGRRVVDRADAGSASAIGNVIWLIFAGIWLAIGHLVTGVALYITIIGIPLGLANFKLIPVTLMPLGKVIVPTDDPYLQWRGTAARTY
- a CDS encoding molybdopterin-dependent oxidoreductase, coding for MTTLSSEPATVTAPPDAVVEIDGTAATAAPRPGQCLRTFIREQGHFGVKKGCDAGDCGACSVLVDGAPVHSCVFPAHQAVGHAVTTVTGLSDGELHPVAADFVAAQGFQCGFCTAGMVVTASTFGPADLDDLPRKLKGNLCRCTGYRAVEDAVRGVVNVRSEPGRPPVGQSVAAPASVRVVTGTEPFTLDLALPGLLHAKLLRSPHPHARIRSMDVTAALRVPGVVTVLTADDSPDVLFSTGRHENRLDDIDDTRVFDTVVRFVGQRVAAVIAESVTAAEAGCRAIAVDYEVLPAVVDPERARDPQAPAVHADKDPATCRMIDGRGNVAAEVHSEIGSVESGFADAAVIVEQVWTTPRVQHAHLETHGSVGWRAPDGRLVVRTSSQVPFLVRDELCRIFGVDRRDLRVLTTRVGGGFGAKQELLTEDVVLLGMLKTGRPVQLEFTRSEQFVGAPSRHPMRIGVRMGATADGDITAIAVDVLSNTGAYGNHAIGVMFHGCNESLTVYHCPNKKVDAAAVYTHTPPAGAFRGYGLGQVILAVEGALDEVCRRLDLDPYEVRRRNVVRPGEPMLSTTPEPHDVRYGSHGADECLDLVRSAMHRGNGVSPPPGPHWRVGTGMAMSMIDTIPPRGHFADASVTAEADGSYTVRVGTAEFGNGTATVHTQIAASVLGVGVGRVRLVPSDTDAVEHDTGAYGSTGVVVAGHAVLRAAEDLRTRMMVATGPTAGLVGRGRDDGSGRSIAFNVQGFRVAVDVRTGEVRILQSVQAADAGFVMNPVQCRGQVEGGVAQAVGTVLYEDMRVDPGDGRVLTTTLREYHIPQFADVPRTEVLFAATSDALGPFGAKSMSESPYNPVAPALVNAIADATGVRFTSLPLTWDRIWAGLRAAGVAEAAQPGTLGP
- a CDS encoding FAD binding domain-containing protein gives rise to the protein MDLTTVTEVLVARDRADLADPRPGDAFLAGGTALYGEPHDTLRRLVDLSELDWEPLTVRPDGLHIAATCTVAELRALQPPVEWPHLSRLVADCCDAFLASFKIWNRSTVGGNLCVSYPAGSMISLTAAADGRVLVWRPDGTEYVLPVTDFVVGDTVNVLRPGEVLREIVLPGAALRATYAMRKLALAPLGRSSAVIIGRTDGADVVLTVSATTTRPFTLRVPRGPVPDLVARLDAVVAGHWVDDVYGAAPWRRHITAVLAHEVLEELA
- a CDS encoding ABC transporter permease, which produces MTAVLDPAARATPTATEDAQPSIARVVARRTLLSATVLISALVGLGVIWVALFKVFDVNPLVGKTPGNVWDYLFTSAPTTRGIRPQSLSAEAARSELWGALGTTLVDAAIGFFTGLAIALVVAALFVLLPAVEFAFMPIAMLLRSVPLVAMAPVLLMMFTGKAAIAAIGAIVVLFPALVNIVIGLRSASPQSLDVVKVYGGSDRDALFRVRIPSALPHFFAAVRISVPGAVVGAMLAEWLSGSEGFGGLLNKYQGANKTGVWAIVVFSVVISIVLYEIATIIESAVLAQWGPNAGKR